DNA sequence from the Deinococcus roseus genome:
AGGGGTCTGAAAGCCGGAACGAAGAGGGGCAGGGTGTAGGCGCTCAGGTGAAGTAAGGCAGAGACAAGCACCAGTGCACGGCTGTTGCCATGAAAAGCACGCAAATTCTTGCCAAACCCCTCCACAATCTCGGGGTAACTGTGGTACATCCTCACGCTGATCAATTGCTGGCCCAGGGCCAGGGAAAGCCTGCCGCCTGCTTTTTTGATGCGCCTTGCCAGATGTACATCTTCCAGCACTTTGTTTTTGACCCCGGCATGGCCAGAGATGCGCCCATAGCTTTCTTTTCTGAACACCATCACCTGACCGTTGCCTGCACTGGCCGCAGCAAAAGGCAACCCAATGAACAGATAGGGAAAAAAGCACAACAGCACATCGTCGATCAGGGGCACCAGGGCGCGTTCTGCAAACGTGTGGGTCTCCTGTCTGGGGTAAACGCTCAGCAGATCTGCACGGGTGTCCTGCAATCTGTTCAGCACGCTTTTCAGGGCTCCGGGGTGCCAGAACACATCTGCATCGGTGAAGACCAGCACCTCCCCCTGTGCCACCTGAGACAACTGGTGGCACGCCCAGTTTTTGCCCACCCATCCAGCAGGAAGGGGTTTTCCAGACAGCAGTTTCAACTGGGGGTGATGGATTTGCAACTGTCTGACCACCTCTGCAGTGCCATCTGTGGACTGGTCGTCCAGCACCAGCACCTCGAAAGCAGGCTGGACCAGCAGGAGCGGCAGGGTTTTTCGCAGGTTCTCCGCTTCGTTGCGGGCTGGAATCAGGAGGGACACCCTGGGCTGACTGACAGGGATTGCCGGTTTCAACCTTGGAAACATCTGGGCATTGATCAGGGCAATCCCCAGTTTGGTCAGCAAGAAAGCGGTCAGAAAACCTTTCACTGCAACCTCAGGAGTTTTTTGAGCAGCACACTGGCAAGGTTCAGGCGCTCCGAATCGCTGCCCACCCCCCGCATGATGCTGTGGTATCCAGCAAGGGGGCGTTCTGGATCACTGGTGCTTAACATTCCATCCAGTTCGGAGATCAGCAGGTTGAGGTTTTCCTGCACCTGATCAGGAGAACACGGCGCACCCAGCAGCACAAAAGCTTCCGGGTGCTGGTGTCCCCTCAGCACCACCCGCAAGGCCAGCGGAACCACTGCACAGTTTGCATGGTGGGCAAACCACTGCACCCCTGGACGGAGGTTCTGCACCAGACCAGCAGGATTTAAAGCCCCTTCTGGAAAAACAATCAGGGCATGGTCAGCTTTCAGCCTGCCCAGGGCTTCCCGCAGGTGATGGTGAGAAACTGCACCCACCGACTTCAGAAACGGGTATTTCTGCAATTGTTCATGCAGCATCAGGAGGCTCACTGGATGGTGGTGTGCCCAGCAAAGCTCTCCCAGCACGTAGCCATCCCACCAGGAATGGTGGTTGGAGACCAGCAAAACTGGCCCCTCCTGCAGGGTGCCTTTCATGAAAATGCCCCTCAGGCCGCGCTTCAGGGTGTGGCGGATGAAAGCTTTAAAGAAGCTTTCCAGGATTGCACCCAAGCCAGACCTCCCATCAAGACCAGGGTCAGAAGACCTGCTGGATACATGCCCAGCAGCAGCAATCCGGTGGGCAGAAAGAGGGCTTCGATGCGGTAGGCCCAGGCGAAATCCAGGGGTTTCAGTTCAGGGGCCAGTTTCTTCAGCAGGAAAGCCAGACCCACCCCAACGGCGTACCAGGCGAGGAAATTCTGTACAGGCACCCCATGGTAGGCATTCAGAAACTGTCCGGGCTGCCAGGACCAGTACCCTTGCTGGACCATCAGGGGTTCCAGTCCGATGTCCCAGGCCACCAGCAAAAGGCCCGTGCGCCAGGGGTTGCCTTTTGCCAGCAGGTAAGCAGAAAGGGTCATGGCCCACCAGCCCAGCGGCACAATCAGGGGAACGCCAAAAAGGGTCGGGCCTGGAGGGTCATAGGTGTAGTGTCCGAAAGGAAAGCCTGTTCTGCTGCCCAGCACCTCAATGCCCAGCCCCAGTCCGAAAGTCAGGGCAAACAGCAGGAAGGCTTTTCCTCGGACCGCCTCATAGGCCCAAAGCAAAGCAGCCACAGCCAGAGATCCCGTGGAAAGGGTGGCCAGCAGGGGAAACCCATCAGGCCACAGCGGAACCGGGATTTTCAGCAAAGCGTAGAGCACCAGAAAACCCGTCCAGGGTCGGACAGATTTTGACAGTCTGAACCAGCGCTTCAACGCTTCTGGGTGCAAGAACAGCAAGAGGCCCTGCACCACCAGCAAATTGGTGATCAGGAAAAAGGTGGCCTCCTCGATGGGAAGGCCAAACGGTCTGAAAGGCAGGGAGTATTTTGTGCTGATGTCCCAGATGCCAAAAGTGTTGATGGCCAGGGCATCGGTGATCCACAGGTAAAGGGTGGGCACCAACAGGCCCACCCAGAACACCCGCCGGTTGCTGAGGATCAAATCGCCTCCAAAAGCCCACTGGAAGGCAATCACCGGACAGGCCCAGGCCAGGATCAGGCCCAGGTAATACCCCTGCTGCGTGAACAGCAAAGCTGCACCCAGAAAACTGAGGCCTCCCCACAGCAGGGTGCCCCAGAGGCGGGCAGCTTTAAAACCCAGCTTTGGCGCCGCCCAGCGCCGCATCAGGAAAAACACCCACAGACCGGCAATCAGGGGTTGCACCAGAAAGAAAAAATACTCCTCAATGGGCACGTACCCGATCACGGCGCTCACCCGGTCTGCAGGGTATTGCCAGACCCCCTTGTAAATCAGGAAGTTGTCCCAGGGGGTGGTGTAAACCAGTGCCAGCAGGGGCAGGAAAAAATAAAATCCCAGTGCCCAGCGGTTCTCCGGGCGGTAATTCCCGGCCAGCGGTTGTTTGCGGGTTTCCCACAAGGTGACCAGCAGCAACAAACCCAGCAGGGGCAGGGTGAAAATGAAGTGGTATTCCCAGTACGTCATGTCCATCCCTGCTTTCTGCTAGCGGCGCGATTTGGGGCTTCTGGAGAGGTCTTTCAGGAGGGTGCGGGCGGTGTTGCGGCCACTGGCCCCCATGATTCCGCCCCCCGGGTGGGTGCTGGCCCCGGTCAAATACAGGTTTTTCAGGGTGGGCCAGCGGTATTCACTGGCTCCCAGAAAAGGCCGCATGGCGAACATCTGGTCCATGCCCATTTCCAGGTGCATCACGTTGCCGCTCCTCAGGCCCAGGTTGTCATGAAGCCACTGGGGCGTTTGTACGAGTTCGCCCACAATCTGCTCACGGGTGCCGGGAGCGTAATGTTCAAAGGCATTCAAAATGGCATCTCTGGCTTCTGTGCTGCGCTCTGCCCAGGTTCCTCTGGCAAGCTTGAACGGGTAATACTGCGCCCACAGCCAGAGCACTTCCCCATCGGGTGGTGCCAGGGAGTCGTCAATGCTGCTGAAACTCATGGCAATGATGGGTGGGTCCGAGGTGGGCTCCCCGGAGAGGTATTCCCCGTACGCTTTCAGCAGTTGCTGTTCGTTTTTGATCAGCAGGCCCAGACCCACCCGCGATTCCGGTTCATGGTGCTTGCGGTACTGCACCTTGCCTTTTAAAGCCAGACGCAGCACCATGCCAAACCCGTTTCCGGTGCGCACCTGACGGGCCAGTTCGGGCACCTTGTCTGCCGGAAGGGCGTCCACGGTCTGCAAAACATGGGTTCCGCTGACCACGGCTCTGGCGGTGTACACGTCGCCATCCTGCAGGCGCACCCCCACGGCACGTTCCCCTTCTGTCAGGATGTCTTTGATGGGAGCGCTGAGGAAAATCTGGCCTCCGTGGGCCTCAACGGCCCGCTTTAAAGCCAGGGTGAGGCCACCGCTGCCTCCTCTGGGACGGGCCACCCCACCCACGTGGTACAGGGGGTGCCACAGCAGAAAAGGAGCGCTCATGGTTTCGGTGGGTGGAGGTCCAGACTGGGCCGCCATCCAGGTGAGGGGCGCGCGCACCCGTTCTTCCGAAAAGTATTCTTTTGCGACCTCGCCATAAGGCCGCATGATGTGCGTCAGTTTCTGCTGCCAGTCTTTCTGCATCCCTGAGCCCCACACCAGATGCTTTCCCAGGTCCAGGGGGTTGGGGGCGGTCAGGAAAGCCTCATTGACGCTTTTCGCAAAAGGCGTCCAGTCCTGCACAAAACGCTGGTAGGCCTCTCCCTGACCGGGGAAGATTTTGTCCAGTTCATGGGCGGTTTTGTTCAAATCACGCCAGACAAACCAGGGGGTCTCTCCATCCGAGCAGTGAAACAGCGGATCCAGTTCCAGGTACTGCAGGCCGTACCGCTCCAGTTCCAGTTCCTGCACAATCGGGGTCATGCGGATCAGGATGTGGGCACTGCCGCCATAATCGAAGCGGTAACCGCTGACCACCTCTTCGGTGGAAACCGCTCCACCCACCAGGTGCCGTTTCTCAAAGACTGCCACCCGGTAACCTGCGCGTGCAGCGTAGGCTGCTGTGACCAGACTGTTGTGCCCTGCTCCAATGACGATCACATCGTAGTCCAAGCTGCCCCCCAAAAAGATGTGTTTTCATGCTAACACGCTTCTTTTGGGGATTCTGGAGTGGAGGTGAAAAGAGGGTAAGGTGCCCTACAAAAGAACAGCAAACCGTAAAAAATCCTCTTTTCAGAGCATTCAACACTGTATTTTTTTTTACAAATGCAGGCTGGCTTAAGAGACTTAAGAGAAATTGAAGGTTTCATGAAGCCCCTGATGTGACCGCAGAAGAAGGTTCAAAAAATGTAACGCTTATGATGACCTCAGGTTCATTGGAACACTTGGCTGCACACTGGATTTTCCTCCAGTGGACCAGATCTTTTGCTGGTAGGAGACCTTCATGAAAAGACTGAACTTTCTGACCGTTTTGCTGGTCCTCACCGCCTGCGCCCAGACCCCTGGCGGACCTGCTCCCCTTCCTGGTGGCTTCTCGGGCGACGCACCCAAAGGTGCAGAGTCTGTTTCAGAGAGCGATTTCCGTTCGCACATCAACGATCCCGGCGCACAGGTCTACACCCCAGAGCAGGAACAGAAAGATGCAGAAGCCCAGGCCAAACGGGACGCAGCCAACCAGAAGGTGGTCACCGACTTCCTGGCGGCCCATCCAGAACTGACCGACCTGAAAGAACTGATCCTCAACATCCCCAAACCAGAAGCCAACAAACTGAGGCCCCTGCCAGACGGCAACTTTGAATTGATCATCGAGGACAACCAGGAGCAGGACCAGAAGATCATCACCCTGGGCCAGAAATTCAAACTGGCTGAACTGGCCCGCAGCATCGAAAATTTTCCCAGACAGAGCAACCAGTTCGGGCTGTATGAGCTCTTTTACCCCAACGTGCCCGAAACTTACCGCAACCGCCTGGAGCTTCCAGCCCCTGAAACCGTCAAAACCGCAGATGTGCAAACCCTGCTGAACCTGAATGCCCGCATTGCCGATGTCTACAGAGACATCGTGATCAAAATTCCCGATCCCACCAAACCCATAGGCTGGGTGGGCGATCCCACCAAGGAAACCGGCTATCTGGACGGCAGTGACCGCACCAACTCTGCAGCCAGTTGCTCGGCCTTCAAAACAGATGGCATTTACAACACCTTTGACTGGCCCCTCAAGTATTACGCCACCTCAGTGAAAAACCAGGGGGGACGCGGCAGCTGTGTGGGATTTGCCATCACCTCCGCCACCGAATTGCAGACGGCCAAGGAAAAAGGCAAATGGACCAACCTCTCCGAGCAGTCTTTCTACAACCGCATCGCCGGGCACTGGCAGCCCAGAGCCTACGGAGATGGTGCAGACACCACCTTCATTTACAACACCTCTGCAGCAGAGAACTATCACTTTGCCTATGAGAGCCAGTGGGGCTACAATGCTTCCCTCAGCCGTTCTGACATCAAAAACGCCGCAGATGAGCTGATCGGATACAGCAACTCCTGTACCGGGTATGCAGATTCCTACTGCTCCAACACTGCAGCACAGAGCAAATTCTGGTGCCTGTTCCTGCTGGGTCAAAATTACTGCATGTACCTCCCCAAACCCGTCACTGCGGCCTCCCCGGCCATCGTTCCCAGAGGGCAACTGGAGCTGTGGGATGCCACCAACAAAGATTTGTCTGTGGCCTACATGATCCTGACCCTGGCCTTTGGCAACACCGTGGTGGCCAGCCTGGACGTGATGCCCAGCTGGGACAACGCCAACTCCAACGGCTTTGCACGTTCACGGGCTTACGACCTGCAAATTGGAAGCCCCAGCCGCGGTGGTCACGCTGTCAACATCACCGGGTTCATCACCAACGAAAAACTGGCCACCAAATTGCCCAATGCTCCCCAGGGCGGTGGCGGCGGTTACTTCATCGTCAAGAACTCCTGGGGCGCTTGCTGGAAAGACGGCGGCTACATCTACATCCCGTTTGATTACATGAAAAACTACGGTTACTCTGCCATCCGGGTGTTCGTGGATTGAGCTTTCATCAGAACAAAAACCAGGGTTTGAAGCCCTGGTTTTTTGTTTTCTGGTTTTTTGTGGTTTCAGGGCTCAGGCCAGCACCCGGCGTTTGCGGATGTCCACCATCACCATGCGGTAGGCATGCGGAGAAATCTGGTCCCGCAGGGCTTCCAGGGCCTCTTCGATGGTTTCAAAGGTGTTTTCTTCGTCGGTTTCCAGCAACACCAGGCTTTCATGGGTGATGTAAATGCGCACATCCATTTCGGGGGTATAGGTGGCACAAAACAAACGACCTTTGCCAGTGGGCAACATGAAATCTTCCATCGTGTTCTCCTTCTTCTTGTGGTGAACTTCTTGTGGGTGAAAGCAATTCATCTTACACCCCTTGCAGGGAGCGGGCCGTGACCACCACTTCGTATTTTCCGGTGATGGTCGTGGTGTAGCGGTGTTTTTGAAAGTAACGCCGGAAAAACGTCACATCCTTGAACAGCAAAGACAATTCGGGGTCTCGGTAATTGACCATGCGTGCCCCGTAACTGATTTCTCCGGCAGAGTAGCGGCAGTTGGGAAAAACCAGAATCCAGTGTCCTGCAGGTTTCACATGCTTCAAGAGCCTCCTGAACACCGGTTCAACCTCGATGTTGGCACTCTGCAGGGTGCCAATGCTGAGGATCAGATCAAACTGCCCAAGGTCTGCAGGCAGGGCATTGATGTCTGCAGCCAGAAAGAGGTACCCAGGAAAGCGGCTTTTTGCAAGCTCCAGGGCGCTCTCGCTGTGGTCAATGCCCAGGACTTCAAAGGTGTTCTGTGGGTAAGCCAGATCCAGCAGGTGCAGCTCTTCCCCGCTGTTCACCCCCAGGTCCAGAATGCGGGCATCTGAGGGAAGTTTCAGGCTCCTCAGGGCTTCCAGCATGTCCAGCAGGAAATACGGTTCCTCCAATTTGTGGATGCGTTGGAATTCGCTTTCTGCACCATACTTTTCGGTGTCTCCTGATGGGGTGCGGTCCCGTTTGCGCGGCTCTTTTTTCTGGAAGGTGATGGACAGCAGAGGATCTGCGCGTTCTGGCACCCGCATGTAGCATTCCAGACGGTCCGCCAGGTCCAGCCACACCCTGAGGGGATGGTGCAGGTAGGTGTTCTCCCCTATCACCACCTGTTCTCCAGCATAAAAACCAGGGGCCAGATCAGGGTTGAGCACCTGAAAAGTCACCTCCTGAGCAGCAAAAAGCCGTTCAGTGATGGCAGGGATGGCCAGAAAAAGTGGTGTAGAGCTGAAATCCACACCCTGTTTATAATATGAGAAGAAATTAAACACAAGTTTCGGAGGGGCTCATGAACGGTCTGGTTTTCAGTGGAGGTGGCATCCACTTCGCCACCCACGCAGGTGTGATGGAAGAACTCTACAGCAAAGACGCTGCAGGAATCGAAGCTTTTCAGGTCATCGTGGGCACCTCTGCCGGGTCCATTTACGGGGCACTGCTGGCTGCCGGGTACACCCCAAAACAGGTCAGTTTGCTCAGCACCATCCTTTCCCAGCCGCCTTTTGGAGACACGCTGTTCGATGCAGACCCGGGCAGTTTTGCAGCTGCGTTCCTCAAATACGACCTGAACTACGTGAAAGGGGCCGTGCGGGGCTGGAACCTGCTCTCGCTCTTTGAAGCTTTCCTGCACCGCGAAACCGCCCAGAAACTGCAGCAGAACCTCAGATCCGATGCGGATTTCCCGGTGGCAAAACCCCTGCTGGTGGACCGCTACCAGGTCAACCTCAAAGCAGAACGCAACGCCCAGTATTACACCCAGCAACTGCATTTCGGGGAAATCCCAAAAGACCTGTTCATTGTGAGCACCAATGCCTACACCGGTCAAAACGTGGTTTTCACCAAAGTGGGCAGCAAAGAAGAAGAACTGCAGCGGGAAAACCGCCTGTGCTTTCCCACCGATTACATCAACTCCAGCAGCAGCATCCAGACTGCCGTGCAGGTGCAGGCCATGAAAGTGGCCACCCAGCCTGACCACCCTGAACACCTGCACCTCAGGCGCTTCGAGCACCGGGTGTACTGGGAGTTTGACCGCAGCCTGTACGGAGAACAACTGCCCATCAGCGTGGCCATCCGAGCCAGCATGAGCATCCCCGGGGTCTTTGAACCCCAGTGGATCCAGAAAACCCTGGAAAAAGGCGAAACCGTGCTGGAC
Encoded proteins:
- a CDS encoding phytoene desaturase family protein, which produces MDYDVIVIGAGHNSLVTAAYAARAGYRVAVFEKRHLVGGAVSTEEVVSGYRFDYGGSAHILIRMTPIVQELELERYGLQYLELDPLFHCSDGETPWFVWRDLNKTAHELDKIFPGQGEAYQRFVQDWTPFAKSVNEAFLTAPNPLDLGKHLVWGSGMQKDWQQKLTHIMRPYGEVAKEYFSEERVRAPLTWMAAQSGPPPTETMSAPFLLWHPLYHVGGVARPRGGSGGLTLALKRAVEAHGGQIFLSAPIKDILTEGERAVGVRLQDGDVYTARAVVSGTHVLQTVDALPADKVPELARQVRTGNGFGMVLRLALKGKVQYRKHHEPESRVGLGLLIKNEQQLLKAYGEYLSGEPTSDPPIIAMSFSSIDDSLAPPDGEVLWLWAQYYPFKLARGTWAERSTEARDAILNAFEHYAPGTREQIVGELVQTPQWLHDNLGLRSGNVMHLEMGMDQMFAMRPFLGASEYRWPTLKNLYLTGASTHPGGGIMGASGRNTARTLLKDLSRSPKSRR
- a CDS encoding glycosyltransferase gives rise to the protein MKGFLTAFLLTKLGIALINAQMFPRLKPAIPVSQPRVSLLIPARNEAENLRKTLPLLLVQPAFEVLVLDDQSTDGTAEVVRQLQIHHPQLKLLSGKPLPAGWVGKNWACHQLSQVAQGEVLVFTDADVFWHPGALKSVLNRLQDTRADLLSVYPRQETHTFAERALVPLIDDVLLCFFPYLFIGLPFAAASAGNGQVMVFRKESYGRISGHAGVKNKVLEDVHLARRIKKAGGRLSLALGQQLISVRMYHSYPEIVEGFGKNLRAFHGNSRALVLVSALLHLSAYTLPLFVPAFRPLLLLGLLERGVVNATSGRRSRADLLEVATVPFSPLLALPIYWRSLQKKYNWKGRNYSG
- a CDS encoding patatin-like phospholipase family protein, with product MNGLVFSGGGIHFATHAGVMEELYSKDAAGIEAFQVIVGTSAGSIYGALLAAGYTPKQVSLLSTILSQPPFGDTLFDADPGSFAAAFLKYDLNYVKGAVRGWNLLSLFEAFLHRETAQKLQQNLRSDADFPVAKPLLVDRYQVNLKAERNAQYYTQQLHFGEIPKDLFIVSTNAYTGQNVVFTKVGSKEEELQRENRLCFPTDYINSSSSIQTAVQVQAMKVATQPDHPEHLHLRRFEHRVYWEFDRSLYGEQLPISVAIRASMSIPGVFEPQWIQKTLEKGETVLDPFMDGGVTSNFAISVAIHQALGNCQDVLGISLTNLGYRLPDPRVTDNAISILMRSFDYSGDAILDLMREEADLDHKRFTIINAMSQLNIPLTGVSQLPSLIEEGKQIADKYWNTATQFFASEQIVTMFKNPGQMMIYLSDAATSGSDAFEDLKQQGTSLLPTPTEADVGNLLGGLQKGGAWMWVSIVVLLALCGAISLLMAVLRSLGGHGLWSLLWLLALTGLAYWLLRQYLLGIIRKNRVVEIK
- a CDS encoding carotenoid biosynthesis protein codes for the protein MTYWEYHFIFTLPLLGLLLLVTLWETRKQPLAGNYRPENRWALGFYFFLPLLALVYTTPWDNFLIYKGVWQYPADRVSAVIGYVPIEEYFFFLVQPLIAGLWVFFLMRRWAAPKLGFKAARLWGTLLWGGLSFLGAALLFTQQGYYLGLILAWACPVIAFQWAFGGDLILSNRRVFWVGLLVPTLYLWITDALAINTFGIWDISTKYSLPFRPFGLPIEEATFFLITNLLVVQGLLLFLHPEALKRWFRLSKSVRPWTGFLVLYALLKIPVPLWPDGFPLLATLSTGSLAVAALLWAYEAVRGKAFLLFALTFGLGLGIEVLGSRTGFPFGHYTYDPPGPTLFGVPLIVPLGWWAMTLSAYLLAKGNPWRTGLLLVAWDIGLEPLMVQQGYWSWQPGQFLNAYHGVPVQNFLAWYAVGVGLAFLLKKLAPELKPLDFAWAYRIEALFLPTGLLLLGMYPAGLLTLVLMGGLAWVQSWKASLKLSSATP
- a CDS encoding C1 family peptidase, with amino-acid sequence MKRLNFLTVLLVLTACAQTPGGPAPLPGGFSGDAPKGAESVSESDFRSHINDPGAQVYTPEQEQKDAEAQAKRDAANQKVVTDFLAAHPELTDLKELILNIPKPEANKLRPLPDGNFELIIEDNQEQDQKIITLGQKFKLAELARSIENFPRQSNQFGLYELFYPNVPETYRNRLELPAPETVKTADVQTLLNLNARIADVYRDIVIKIPDPTKPIGWVGDPTKETGYLDGSDRTNSAASCSAFKTDGIYNTFDWPLKYYATSVKNQGGRGSCVGFAITSATELQTAKEKGKWTNLSEQSFYNRIAGHWQPRAYGDGADTTFIYNTSAAENYHFAYESQWGYNASLSRSDIKNAADELIGYSNSCTGYADSYCSNTAAQSKFWCLFLLGQNYCMYLPKPVTAASPAIVPRGQLELWDATNKDLSVAYMILTLAFGNTVVASLDVMPSWDNANSNGFARSRAYDLQIGSPSRGGHAVNITGFITNEKLATKLPNAPQGGGGGYFIVKNSWGACWKDGGYIYIPFDYMKNYGYSAIRVFVD
- a CDS encoding lysophospholipid acyltransferase family protein; translated protein: MGAILESFFKAFIRHTLKRGLRGIFMKGTLQEGPVLLVSNHHSWWDGYVLGELCWAHHHPVSLLMLHEQLQKYPFLKSVGAVSHHHLREALGRLKADHALIVFPEGALNPAGLVQNLRPGVQWFAHHANCAVVPLALRVVLRGHQHPEAFVLLGAPCSPDQVQENLNLLISELDGMLSTSDPERPLAGYHSIMRGVGSDSERLNLASVLLKKLLRLQ
- a CDS encoding class I SAM-dependent methyltransferase, with the translated sequence MDFSSTPLFLAIPAITERLFAAQEVTFQVLNPDLAPGFYAGEQVVIGENTYLHHPLRVWLDLADRLECYMRVPERADPLLSITFQKKEPRKRDRTPSGDTEKYGAESEFQRIHKLEEPYFLLDMLEALRSLKLPSDARILDLGVNSGEELHLLDLAYPQNTFEVLGIDHSESALELAKSRFPGYLFLAADINALPADLGQFDLILSIGTLQSANIEVEPVFRRLLKHVKPAGHWILVFPNCRYSAGEISYGARMVNYRDPELSLLFKDVTFFRRYFQKHRYTTTITGKYEVVVTARSLQGV